Proteins from one Chroococcidiopsis sp. CCMEE 29 genomic window:
- a CDS encoding superoxide dismutase family protein, which yields MKKFTSKIRLALVGALTFILLAILSEVSFSDTPLTNAKAEIRGPGITGYLSMRQEASGYVWVQVEVQGDRAILTPGLHGFHVHEKGICEADAQPAFSTAGGHFDHPNEFGSSTPVEANHPYHLGDLPNIQVDENGKGKLFTLTTRYTLSPGPLTIFDADGSAVIVHKLPDQIKAGGTAAESGGPRLACGVIEPVYN from the coding sequence ATGAAAAAATTTACTTCTAAGATTCGACTGGCGCTGGTAGGGGCATTGACGTTTATTCTACTTGCCATTCTCTCCGAAGTTAGTTTCTCCGACACTCCTCTTACGAATGCTAAGGCTGAAATCAGAGGACCAGGTATCACTGGTTACCTGAGTATGAGGCAGGAGGCATCTGGCTACGTCTGGGTTCAAGTTGAAGTCCAGGGGGATCGAGCAATTCTCACTCCTGGACTGCATGGCTTTCACGTTCACGAAAAGGGGATTTGCGAAGCGGATGCACAGCCTGCATTTAGCACCGCTGGAGGACATTTCGATCATCCAAATGAATTCGGTTCATCCACTCCCGTAGAAGCAAACCATCCCTACCACTTGGGAGATTTACCGAACATTCAAGTAGATGAAAATGGCAAGGGTAAACTCTTCACTCTTACTACCCGCTATACGCTCTCACCGGGTCCTCTGACTATATTTGATGCTGATGGAAGTGCAGTCATTGTACACAAACTGCCCGATCAGATCAAAGCTGGAGGTACGGCAGCAGAGTCAGGAGGACCCCGCCTAGCATGTGGAGTAATTGAACCTGTTTACAATTAA
- a CDS encoding polysaccharide biosynthesis protein — protein sequence MDDFLAKVKRVCFHLFSRSNFLPLYLSYLRIAIFDVEKPDIVFHLAAQRLPWLAEIQIRETVSTSILGTQNIIRLSQMCGVQQCIFSSTGKAARYFTTEVYAASKKISEWQFAQAAQKGDVTYGMVRFTHMLENSSVCQQIDNKIQQGKIVNVHAPHRYVTAQNVSEASHLLLNALVLCQPGKLKFLTVRNLDWPVETLEVALYKIAQSGKDIPIYFQGLIPGYEEPCFLGQFDWDSPTEINFLTNALEPHFIDSSGELFVAEVSPFCSHTLTKHLAGLQILLADSDLPEAQIKRSLGNAVKEIGNSIFSQALTHTLLKILKWGANPKHFEVEEISIKEYRDVLELILQELYGRIDQEVLMRSQLTPNEVDDLIEILSLLPSVQQEVAYLRAVSRIFREFNLGQNPVEPFPDNIDLSNVSGVSIA from the coding sequence ATGGATGATTTTTTGGCGAAAGTCAAGAGAGTATGCTTTCATCTTTTCAGTCGGAGCAATTTCCTCCCACTGTACCTGAGTTATTTGAGAATCGCTATATTTGATGTAGAAAAGCCGGATATTGTCTTCCACCTGGCAGCTCAACGCCTTCCTTGGCTTGCTGAAATCCAGATTCGAGAAACCGTTTCAACCAGCATCTTAGGTACGCAAAATATTATTCGATTATCTCAAATGTGTGGAGTGCAGCAATGCATTTTCTCCTCAACTGGCAAGGCAGCCAGATATTTCACAACCGAAGTATACGCAGCATCTAAGAAAATTTCCGAGTGGCAATTTGCCCAAGCTGCACAAAAGGGTGATGTCACTTATGGGATGGTACGCTTTACTCATATGCTGGAAAACAGTTCAGTCTGTCAGCAAATAGACAACAAAATACAGCAAGGTAAAATTGTCAATGTTCATGCTCCTCATCGCTATGTAACCGCCCAAAATGTTAGTGAAGCTTCACATCTGTTGCTGAATGCACTGGTTCTATGTCAGCCTGGTAAACTTAAATTTTTAACAGTACGTAATCTTGATTGGCCCGTAGAAACTCTAGAGGTTGCTCTATATAAAATTGCTCAGTCTGGCAAGGATATCCCAATTTATTTTCAAGGACTTATACCTGGATATGAGGAGCCTTGTTTTTTAGGTCAATTTGATTGGGATAGCCCAACAGAAATAAATTTTTTGACTAATGCTCTTGAGCCTCACTTCATTGACTCCTCTGGAGAGCTATTTGTTGCAGAAGTGTCCCCATTTTGTAGTCACACACTTACTAAACATTTGGCAGGCTTGCAAATCTTGCTAGCTGATTCTGATTTACCAGAAGCACAAATCAAACGCAGTCTAGGAAACGCAGTAAAAGAGATCGGTAATTCTATTTTTTCTCAAGCATTAACACACACACTTTTAAAAATTTTAAAGTGGGGAGCTAACCCGAAACATTTCGAAGTTGAGGAAATTTCCATAAAAGAATATCGAGATGTTTTGGAATTAATCCTTCAAGAATTGTATGGAAGAATAGACCAAGAGGTTTTGATGCGTTCCCAACTGACTCCTAATGAAGTTGATGACTTAATTGAAATCTTGTCTTTATTGCCTTCTGTTCAACAAGAGGTTGCATATCTACGGGCAGTGTCTAGAATTTTTAGAGAGTTTAATTTGGGTCAAAACCCAGTTGAGCCGTTTCCTGACAACATTGATTTGAGCAATGTAAGCGGTGTCAGCATTGCTTAA
- a CDS encoding HetZ-related protein 2, whose product MQTLKQGFEERNLMAQLAEDLAQDWRSRLKADCPEQSAATTESIIHWLLGNDLERFALLNPNQLEIARQAMAYRYRILRHRYLGLAPEQAYRHLITRLGSLVLLRQKIRTWVALSRDRQRAVVDVLQEVLQELLHSDRYMQQQMTWIAECTSDVKLRNALLLASTEEYCLRPIRNQPLLVYRFVNYLRRTSRGGITQVPTNDLIRLVSDEVVTDDSDRPISLFDTQALAAYQDTQTMEQQQVLRQAVQQEFSSYLATQLGPIAVQWLQLYLQGRSQEAIARKLNLPVKEIYRLREKISYHAVRVFALKYQPELVGNWLETSLLEHSFGLKPQQWQQFWERLTPRQRQMIELLKGGKDIEAIAQSLNLKSHQVMGEWSKLYLTAQAIRCQG is encoded by the coding sequence ATGCAAACTTTAAAGCAGGGATTCGAGGAGCGCAATCTCATGGCCCAGTTGGCGGAGGACCTGGCGCAAGATTGGCGATCGCGTTTGAAAGCAGACTGTCCGGAACAAAGCGCTGCAACTACAGAAAGTATTATTCATTGGCTATTAGGAAACGACTTAGAGCGATTTGCACTGCTCAACCCAAATCAGCTAGAAATTGCCCGGCAAGCAATGGCATATCGCTACCGGATCTTACGACATCGCTACTTGGGACTAGCTCCAGAACAGGCTTATCGCCACCTAATAACACGGCTGGGTAGCTTAGTGTTACTGCGCCAGAAAATCCGCACTTGGGTAGCCCTTAGTCGCGATCGCCAGCGGGCAGTGGTGGATGTTTTACAAGAAGTACTCCAGGAATTACTGCACAGCGATCGCTACATGCAACAGCAAATGACCTGGATTGCCGAGTGTACTAGTGATGTGAAACTACGCAATGCTCTGCTGTTAGCTAGTACAGAAGAGTATTGCTTGCGCCCAATTCGAAATCAACCATTATTGGTTTACCGCTTTGTCAACTACCTGCGGCGTACTTCCCGGGGGGGCATAACCCAGGTACCCACCAATGACTTAATCCGGCTGGTGTCTGACGAGGTAGTAACAGATGACAGCGATCGCCCGATCAGCTTGTTCGATACCCAGGCACTGGCTGCGTATCAAGACACCCAAACAATGGAACAGCAACAAGTACTGCGGCAGGCGGTGCAACAAGAATTTTCTAGCTATCTAGCCACACAACTTGGGCCAATTGCCGTGCAGTGGCTGCAATTGTATCTGCAAGGTCGGTCCCAAGAAGCGATCGCCCGAAAGTTAAATTTGCCAGTGAAAGAGATCTACCGCCTACGGGAAAAAATCAGCTACCATGCCGTGCGTGTGTTTGCACTGAAGTATCAACCGGAACTCGTCGGCAATTGGTTAGAGACTTCCTTGCTGGAACACAGCTTTGGGTTAAAGCCGCAGCAGTGGCAGCAATTCTGGGAGCGATTGACCCCGCGACAGCGCCAGATGATTGAGTTATTGAAAGGTGGGAAAGACATTGAGGCGATCGCTCAATCCTTAAATCTCAAATCTCATCAGGTTATGGGCGAATGGAGTAAGCTTTACTTGACAGCCCAAGCCATTAGGTGTCAGGGGTGA
- a CDS encoding DoxX family protein produces the protein MNKHKELLRVILAVSIVVVGVTHFAVPEPYARIVPPQLPYPMQLVYISGFFEILGGIGLLVPRVSRVAAWGLIALFIAVFPANINMAVNHIKIEHVPDSLWFQAIRLPFQAVLIAWAWWYTKPSELEKQASIFLEEPKIE, from the coding sequence ATAAACAAACACAAGGAACTTTTGCGAGTCATCCTTGCGGTATCTATCGTAGTGGTGGGAGTGACGCACTTTGCTGTCCCGGAACCCTATGCCAGAATCGTGCCACCGCAACTTCCTTACCCTATGCAACTAGTATATATCAGTGGTTTTTTTGAAATTTTAGGTGGAATTGGGCTTTTAGTTCCCCGTGTGAGTCGGGTTGCGGCGTGGGGTCTAATTGCTCTCTTTATCGCTGTTTTCCCAGCCAACATTAATATGGCTGTTAATCATATCAAAATTGAGCATGTCCCCGATTCACTCTGGTTCCAAGCGATCAGGCTTCCTTTTCAAGCAGTCTTAATTGCTTGGGCTTGGTGGTATACAAAACCTTCAGAGCTAGAAAAACAAGCTTCAATCTTTTTAGAGGAACCCAAAATTGAGTAA
- the pcrA gene encoding DNA helicase PcrA, with protein MTPTTDFLSHLNPSQRQAVQHFCGPLLVIAGAGSGKTRALTYRIANLILKHRVDPENILAVTFTNKAAREMKERIQKLFAQQLAMQEYGQPLEGLPAHEQTSLRSHVYKTYIKNLWIGTFHSLFSRILRFDVEKYYDEKGHQWNRNFSIFDESDAQSLVKEIVTKQLNLDDKKFEPRSVRYAISNAKNQGLSPQDLEKEQPNYRGRVIAEVYSHYQDRLAVNNALDFDDLILVPVRLFQQNEQVLGYWHRRFHHILVDEYQDTNRIQYELIRLLVTNGETRKSEWDWRNRSVFVVGDADQSIYSFRMADFTILLNFQEDFGDGLLDEDTRTMVKLEENYRSRENILQAANQLIENNTQRIDKVLKPTRGAGEQIYCYKADDEIAEAEFVVNQLRSLERQYPDIKWGSFAILYRTNAQSRPFEESLVRWGIPYTIVGGLKFYDRKEIKDVLAYLRAIVNPFDTVSLLRVINTPRRGIGKATIDALVTAAQQLSLPLWEILSDETSVNTLAGRSAKGVNSFAQLIGHWQEQVDTLSPSEIVQGVMEDSGYIKDLQNQGTDESLDRLQNVQELYNAVLQFEEENEDVTLGAFLASTALTSDLDNLKEGQAAVSLLTLHASKGLEFPVVFLVGLEQGLFPNFRSLDNPDSLEEERRLCYVGITRAQELLYLTHTRERRLYGSREPAISSQFLSELPEELLAFRLPSHGSKNHSTGVLAQRSSRRSTQAGMDSVSTNQAQNWTVGDRILHKTFGIGEITHVFGSGSKISLAIKFPSLGQKIIDPKIAQLQRMD; from the coding sequence ATGACCCCAACCACTGACTTTCTCAGTCATCTCAACCCCAGTCAACGCCAAGCAGTACAACATTTCTGCGGTCCCTTATTAGTAATTGCTGGGGCAGGTTCTGGTAAAACCAGAGCACTCACCTATCGCATTGCTAATCTAATTCTGAAGCATCGGGTAGATCCAGAAAATATCCTGGCTGTCACCTTTACCAACAAAGCAGCACGGGAAATGAAAGAGCGGATTCAAAAGCTATTTGCTCAACAACTAGCGATGCAAGAATATGGTCAGCCGCTTGAGGGATTACCAGCCCACGAACAGACAAGTTTGCGATCGCACGTTTACAAAACTTATATCAAAAACCTGTGGATTGGTACCTTTCACAGTCTTTTTTCCCGCATTCTGCGGTTTGATGTTGAGAAATACTACGACGAAAAAGGACACCAATGGAACCGGAATTTTTCCATTTTTGATGAATCCGATGCTCAAAGTTTGGTTAAAGAAATTGTCACTAAACAACTGAATCTAGACGACAAGAAGTTTGAACCTCGTTCTGTTCGCTACGCTATCAGTAACGCCAAAAACCAGGGACTTTCACCCCAAGACTTGGAGAAGGAGCAACCAAATTATCGCGGACGAGTCATTGCCGAAGTTTACAGCCACTACCAGGATAGGCTAGCAGTAAACAATGCCCTGGACTTTGACGACCTGATTCTTGTGCCAGTGCGGCTGTTTCAACAAAATGAGCAAGTATTAGGTTATTGGCATCGGCGTTTTCATCACATTTTAGTGGATGAGTATCAAGACACAAATCGCATTCAGTATGAACTGATTCGCTTGTTAGTAACAAATGGAGAAACCAGAAAAAGCGAGTGGGATTGGCGAAATCGCTCAGTATTTGTTGTTGGTGATGCAGATCAATCAATTTACAGCTTCCGCATGGCAGACTTCACGATTTTGCTGAATTTTCAGGAAGACTTCGGCGATGGATTGCTAGACGAAGATACTCGCACAATGGTGAAACTAGAGGAAAACTATCGCTCTAGAGAGAACATTCTACAAGCGGCTAATCAGCTAATTGAAAACAACACCCAACGTATTGATAAAGTCCTCAAACCAACACGGGGAGCAGGAGAACAGATTTATTGTTATAAAGCCGACGACGAAATTGCTGAAGCTGAGTTTGTGGTCAATCAACTTCGCAGCTTAGAACGCCAGTACCCAGATATAAAGTGGGGAAGTTTTGCCATCCTTTACCGCACCAATGCCCAGTCTCGCCCGTTTGAAGAATCTTTAGTACGCTGGGGCATCCCCTACACAATTGTAGGGGGCTTGAAATTTTACGATCGTAAAGAAATTAAAGATGTACTTGCGTATTTAAGAGCCATTGTCAACCCATTTGATACCGTTAGTTTGTTACGAGTAATTAATACTCCTCGCCGTGGCATTGGTAAAGCCACAATTGACGCGCTTGTCACTGCTGCCCAACAATTAAGCTTACCCTTGTGGGAAATTCTCAGTGACGAGACATCTGTTAACACATTGGCTGGACGTTCAGCCAAGGGTGTAAATAGCTTTGCTCAACTAATTGGCCATTGGCAAGAACAAGTAGATACGCTGTCACCTTCTGAGATTGTTCAGGGAGTGATGGAAGATTCTGGTTACATTAAAGACTTGCAAAATCAGGGAACAGACGAAAGCCTCGATAGACTGCAAAACGTCCAAGAACTTTACAATGCCGTGCTGCAATTTGAAGAAGAAAACGAAGATGTAACACTCGGAGCTTTCCTTGCCAGTACCGCTCTGACTTCTGATCTAGATAACTTGAAAGAAGGACAAGCAGCGGTCTCACTATTAACGCTGCACGCCTCTAAAGGACTAGAATTCCCCGTCGTATTTCTGGTAGGACTGGAACAGGGATTATTCCCTAACTTCCGTTCCCTAGATAATCCAGATTCTTTGGAGGAAGAGCGGCGCTTGTGTTACGTCGGTATAACTCGTGCTCAAGAACTGTTGTATCTGACACACACCCGTGAGCGCCGACTCTACGGTTCCCGCGAACCAGCGATTAGTTCTCAGTTTCTCTCGGAATTACCAGAAGAATTGCTCGCCTTTAGACTGCCTAGTCATGGTTCTAAAAATCATTCAACAGGCGTTTTAGCACAGCGTTCATCGCGTCGCAGCACTCAAGCAGGAATGGACTCAGTAAGTACAAATCAAGCGCAAAACTGGACAGTGGGCGATCGCATTCTCCACAAAACCTTTGGTATTGGTGAAATTACCCACGTTTTCGGCTCAGGCAGCAAAATCTCCTTAGCAATTAAATTTCCCAGCCTTGGTCAAAAAATCATCGATCCCAAAATTGCCCAACTGCAAAGAATGGACTAA
- a CDS encoding ureidoglycolate lyase, with amino-acid sequence MTTEKTVQPLQAKWVTPENFHSYGQVIFASIDSKPYDAEDAQLNLQNGIPRFYIMRLHYRGHKFHTITRHLQCTQCLGSLEGKEWLIAVAPPNSAADQPVLENVVAFRIPGNCFIKLEKGTWHAGPYFYHEFVDFYNLELSDTNINDHDTYNFGQRDNLELEIV; translated from the coding sequence ATGACTACAGAAAAGACAGTGCAACCATTGCAGGCAAAATGGGTAACGCCGGAAAATTTTCACTCATATGGTCAAGTGATTTTTGCAAGTATTGACAGCAAGCCTTACGATGCTGAAGATGCCCAGTTAAACTTGCAAAATGGCATTCCTCGGTTTTACATTATGCGATTGCACTACAGAGGCCATAAGTTTCACACAATCACTCGCCACCTGCAATGCACTCAATGTTTAGGTTCTCTAGAAGGTAAGGAGTGGTTAATTGCAGTTGCACCTCCTAACAGTGCTGCCGATCAACCCGTGTTAGAGAACGTTGTAGCTTTCCGCATTCCGGGTAATTGCTTTATCAAGTTAGAGAAGGGAACTTGGCACGCTGGTCCTTATTTTTACCATGAGTTCGTTGATTTCTATAACCTGGAACTCAGTGACACGAATATCAACGATCATGATACCTATAACTTTGGGCAAAGGGACAATTTGGAATTAGAAATTGTCTAG
- a CDS encoding efflux RND transporter periplasmic adaptor subunit, translating into MNDESALGQKAWESEAAASRQRFNLRRWGWVSLSGILLLSGLSIGVPRFTSNDPRDISAEPRMLSVKTTQVAAVKSYTARRTYTGEVAAVRASELGFERSGKVVQFNVGQGDRVKAGMAIARVDTQNLEAQRLQLLAQKAQAVAVLQELQNGPRLEVIAAARAQVTDLQSQLELERIRQTRREYLYKEGAISKEQLDEVAFNQNALSARLVAAQSRLNELEAGTRSEQIAAQQAGVKQLEASIADLEIAIAKSTISAPFSGAIAKRHLDEGTVVQAGQSVVRLVEGITPKVEIGVPTEVASQLERGSEQRVHIGGETYQAKVTSILPEVNPTTRTRTVILALDTRDLQPVAPKQIARLEVTQRVPTNGYWLPITALARGDRGLWSCYALGQPEGNSHSAQAKTYRVERRDVEVLYTESDRALVRGLLQPGDTVIVDGTQRVVPGQLVRLVNSTRSS; encoded by the coding sequence ATGAATGATGAGTCAGCACTGGGTCAAAAAGCTTGGGAATCAGAAGCAGCTGCAAGCAGACAGCGTTTTAACCTGAGACGATGGGGTTGGGTTTCGTTGAGCGGCATCTTGCTACTGTCAGGGCTGTCGATTGGCGTACCGCGCTTTACCAGTAACGATCCGCGTGACATTTCTGCTGAGCCGAGGATGCTGAGTGTCAAGACGACTCAAGTTGCAGCTGTGAAGTCTTACACAGCTAGGCGAACTTACACCGGAGAAGTCGCTGCCGTTAGGGCCAGTGAACTGGGGTTTGAGCGCTCGGGTAAGGTTGTCCAGTTTAATGTGGGGCAGGGAGATCGGGTCAAAGCAGGAATGGCGATCGCTAGAGTCGATACTCAAAACTTAGAAGCTCAGCGCCTGCAACTCTTAGCTCAGAAGGCTCAAGCAGTCGCCGTGTTACAGGAATTGCAAAATGGACCTCGATTAGAAGTCATTGCAGCCGCTCGTGCCCAAGTAACAGACTTGCAAAGCCAGTTGGAACTAGAACGAATTAGACAAACTCGGCGTGAATATCTGTATAAAGAAGGCGCAATCTCGAAGGAACAACTTGACGAAGTTGCCTTCAATCAGAATGCACTATCGGCTCGACTGGTAGCAGCACAAAGCAGACTGAATGAGCTAGAAGCAGGCACTCGCTCAGAGCAGATTGCAGCACAGCAAGCGGGAGTGAAACAGCTTGAGGCCAGTATTGCCGACCTAGAGATCGCGATCGCCAAAAGCACGATCTCAGCTCCCTTCTCTGGGGCGATCGCAAAGCGACACTTGGATGAAGGAACGGTTGTGCAGGCAGGGCAGTCTGTGGTGCGTTTGGTAGAGGGAATAACTCCTAAGGTAGAGATTGGTGTACCGACAGAGGTTGCCTCCCAACTGGAGCGGGGAAGCGAACAACGGGTTCACATTGGAGGCGAGACTTACCAAGCAAAGGTCACATCTATCCTGCCAGAAGTGAATCCTACAACCCGGACTCGCACAGTTATTCTCGCATTGGATACACGAGATCTACAGCCGGTAGCACCCAAACAAATTGCCCGCTTGGAGGTTACTCAAAGGGTGCCAACCAATGGGTACTGGTTGCCCATTACCGCTTTAGCACGGGGCGATCGCGGTTTGTGGTCATGTTATGCACTCGGGCAGCCTGAGGGGAACTCTCATTCTGCTCAAGCTAAAACCTACCGCGTGGAGCGACGGGATGTGGAAGTACTTTATACGGAGAGCGATCGCGCTCTTGTTCGCGGGCTGCTTCAACCGGGTGACACAGTTATCGTAGACGGAACCCAGCGAGTTGTACCAGGTCAGTTAGTGCGCCTAGTTAATAGTACTCGGTCAAGTTGA
- a CDS encoding IS630 family transposase (programmed frameshift) — MKAYSLDFRQKIIHVYENEKISQRQLAQRFCVALSFIQKLLKQYRETGEIAAKPFAGGVKLKLNSEQLVILSELIEANNDATLKELVHLFQEKTAVNLSRATMGRMTQKLKMTVKKKTLHAAEKESERVLKLRGEFWETIREIRVEDLIFIDEAGVNLAMVRLYARALKGKRAYGTRPQKRGKSVSMVSAITCRQVLTFFNVLGAIDGITFEAFIVRKLVPSLWKGACVVLDNCSIHKSKEVEKAIQNAGGKVLYLPPYSPDFSPIENCWSKLKGILRMIGARTYQALDVAITQAYQQISEPDLYHWFTHCCYCTSSI, encoded by the exons ATGAAAGCATACTCTCTTGACTTTCGCCAAAAAATCATCCATGTATATGAGAACGAAAAGATTTCTCAACGTCAACTAGCTCAACGTTTCTGTGTGGCATTGAGTTTTATTCAAAAGCTACTCAAACAGTATCGGGAAACAGGAGAAATTGCAGCGAAGCCATTTGCGGGAGGAGTCAAACTCAAACTTAACTCAGAACAACTGGTGATTCTGAGTGAATTAATTGAAGCAAATAACGATGCCACCCTCAAAGAACTAGTTCATCTGTTCCAAGAAAAAACGGCAGTGAATCTCAGTCGCGCCACGATGGGAAGAATGACTCAAAAACTCAAGATGACAGTAAA AAAAAAAACACTGCATGCGGCAGAAAAAGAAAGTGAGCGAGTACTCAAGCTCAGGGGAGAATTTTGGGAAACGATCCGAGAGATTCGAGTGGAAGACTTAATCTTCATTGATGAGGCTGGGGTCAATCTCGCGATGGTGAGACTATACGCCCGTGCCTTGAAGGGAAAAAGAGCCTACGGAACTCGCCCCCAAAAACGAGGCAAAAGTGTCTCAATGGTCAGTGCCATCACCTGCCGACAAGTATTAACTTTTTTCAATGTCTTAGGAGCAATAGATGGCATCACATTTGAAGCTTTTATTGTGCGGAAGTTGGTGCCTTCGTTATGGAAGGGAGCCTGTGTAGTATTAGATAATTGCAGCATTCATAAAAGCAAAGAAGTCGAAAAAGCTATTCAAAATGCCGGAGGAAAAGTCCTTTATTTGCCTCCCTATTCACCTGATTTTTCACCAATTGAAAATTGCTGGTCCAAGCTCAAAGGTATCTTACGGATGATTGGAGCAAGAACTTATCAAGCGTTAGATGTGGCAATAACACAAGCATACCAACAAATCTCCGAGCCAGACCTTTACCATTGGTTTACTCACTGCTGTTACTGTACTTCATCTATTTGA
- a CDS encoding NAD-dependent epimerase/dehydratase family protein yields MKSKLKSLMRHDTNKAEIIKCIQQLVPPGSPEPQDSKVIASLQSLTAALIQAYVAEGKLQADPFADARKRMIHLYEAEVRSKLQGKVVLVTGGEGCVGSHLVKKLVELGVRCVVSVDKVRCSDPSEVRPIGTQNGSITLYAADVRNYNALKHI; encoded by the coding sequence ATGAAATCAAAGCTCAAGTCCTTAATGCGGCACGATACCAATAAAGCTGAGATTATTAAATGTATACAGCAGCTAGTTCCACCGGGTTCACCCGAGCCGCAAGATTCTAAAGTTATTGCCTCCCTGCAGAGCCTAACAGCAGCGCTGATTCAAGCTTATGTGGCAGAAGGGAAATTACAAGCAGATCCTTTTGCCGACGCACGCAAGCGCATGATTCACCTATATGAAGCCGAAGTTAGAAGCAAACTTCAAGGAAAAGTGGTGCTTGTAACGGGAGGAGAGGGATGCGTTGGTAGCCATCTAGTAAAGAAACTTGTTGAGCTGGGTGTACGATGTGTAGTCTCAGTAGACAAAGTACGATGTTCTGATCCTTCAGAGGTTAGACCAATTGGTACTCAGAATGGATCAATCACTCTCTATGCAGCTGATGTTCGCAACTATAATGCTTTAAAACATATATAG
- a CDS encoding PadR family transcriptional regulator, with translation MALAHTILAALSIEPHSGYDLSKQFAENSGCYWRATQQQIYRELGKLENQGMITSQTIPQDGRPDKKLYSITELGRENLRGWIAQPSEPTPIREELLVKVLAGHLVPRTIVLKELERRRQVHLQQLSIFEDLQQQRCQNLCNLPVEDQCFCLTLRRGIRYETEWVAWCDEAIQLFSKGTVTDS, from the coding sequence ATGGCACTGGCTCACACAATCTTGGCAGCACTCAGTATCGAACCCCACAGCGGTTATGACTTATCAAAGCAATTTGCTGAAAACAGCGGCTGCTACTGGCGAGCCACTCAGCAGCAGATTTATCGGGAGCTTGGCAAACTCGAAAACCAGGGCATGATTACATCCCAAACGATTCCACAGGATGGTCGCCCTGATAAAAAGCTCTACTCCATTACAGAGCTTGGACGAGAAAACTTGCGAGGATGGATTGCCCAACCTTCTGAACCGACGCCGATTCGTGAAGAATTATTAGTGAAAGTGCTGGCTGGACATCTTGTGCCTCGCACAATCGTTCTCAAAGAGTTGGAACGTCGTCGCCAAGTGCACTTACAGCAATTGTCAATTTTTGAAGATCTACAGCAGCAACGGTGTCAAAATCTATGCAACCTGCCAGTAGAAGACCAATGTTTTTGTTTAACATTGCGGCGTGGCATTCGCTACGAAACCGAATGGGTAGCTTGGTGCGATGAAGCAATTCAGTTATTCAGCAAAGGGACTGTGACAGATTCCTAA